From the genome of Candidatus Nitrosocosmicus oleophilus, one region includes:
- a CDS encoding 50S ribosomal protein L10 encodes MSQTAIINKLGRTSYPERKVNLYQTLQDLAKSYNVIALSRMTKVRSAQLMAIRKKFRSEIKIITIKNKVAQRAFEEIFKDVKGLEFLNKELEGQCALMFTNLSPFKMNLTFDKNKIFMAAKGGDIAPNELVIPAGNTGINPGPVLSEFKESNVPTKIDQGTIWVSKDTVVARAGDVIPQKLAALLSKLDVKPIEAGVSVNFAISEGLEFKEKDLKIVVSDYVQELVKSFQEALSLSVEAVYFTEESMPLILSKAKQHALSLASESGYTSPDTIELVMLKANAIASSLARQLDSKGFSSTN; translated from the coding sequence ATGAGTCAAACAGCCATCATCAATAAGTTAGGAAGAACATCATATCCAGAAAGGAAAGTCAATTTATATCAAACTTTGCAAGATTTAGCAAAATCTTATAACGTAATCGCACTTTCGAGGATGACAAAAGTGAGATCTGCTCAGCTTATGGCAATTAGAAAAAAATTCAGAAGTGAGATAAAGATAATTACCATAAAAAACAAGGTTGCTCAGAGGGCCTTTGAAGAGATTTTTAAGGATGTTAAAGGATTGGAATTCCTCAATAAAGAGTTAGAAGGCCAGTGCGCATTGATGTTTACCAACCTTAGCCCATTTAAAATGAATTTAACATTTGATAAAAACAAGATATTCATGGCAGCCAAAGGCGGTGATATTGCTCCCAACGAACTTGTCATTCCTGCTGGTAATACAGGAATAAATCCAGGTCCAGTATTATCGGAATTCAAAGAATCTAATGTCCCCACCAAAATTGATCAAGGCACGATATGGGTTTCTAAGGACACGGTTGTCGCTAGAGCCGGTGATGTTATCCCCCAAAAGTTAGCAGCTTTGTTAAGTAAATTGGATGTAAAACCAATCGAAGCAGGAGTTTCAGTTAATTTTGCGATTTCTGAAGGGCTTGAGTTTAAGGAAAAGGATCTAAAGATAGTAGTATCAGATTATGTTCAAGAGTTAGTAAAATCCTTCCAGGAGGCTTTGTCCCTATCAGTAGAAGCAGTATACTTTACAGAGGAATCAATGCCATTAATACTCTCAAAGGCAAAACAACATGCATTGTCCCTAGCTTCAGAATCTGGGTATACTTCGCCTGACACGATTGAACTGGTAATGCTCAAAGCTAATGCAATTGCTTCAAGTTTGGCTCGCCAGTTAGATTCCAAGGGCTTTTCTTCCACTAACTGA
- a CDS encoding 50S ribosomal protein L1, with the protein MFNNDQLKELVKKAREATPKRNFAQSAEITLVLKDIDVKKGFSVNEIVVLPNPTKKGSSLCMLATGDMGLRAKKAGVDQVMEPDTLDRIGTNRREARKIVRSYDFFLADATLMSSVGRSLGQFLGPKGKMPTPVPYGAPIENIASRLRSSTRIRSKNQLNMSTKIGDESMTDEQLVANASAVIASVEKKLPQGDKNIRNAIIKFTMGKALKASTLGK; encoded by the coding sequence ATGTTTAACAATGATCAATTAAAGGAGCTTGTAAAAAAGGCAAGAGAGGCCACTCCAAAAAGAAATTTTGCTCAATCGGCTGAAATAACTTTAGTATTAAAAGATATTGATGTCAAAAAAGGATTTAGTGTCAACGAAATAGTAGTATTGCCTAATCCAACTAAGAAAGGATCTTCACTTTGTATGCTTGCTACTGGAGACATGGGGTTAAGAGCAAAGAAAGCTGGTGTTGATCAGGTGATGGAACCTGATACTTTAGATAGGATTGGGACAAATCGGAGAGAAGCTAGAAAAATCGTTCGCTCTTATGACTTTTTCCTCGCAGATGCTACTTTGATGTCATCTGTTGGTCGATCGTTAGGTCAATTTTTGGGTCCAAAAGGTAAAATGCCCACCCCTGTTCCCTATGGTGCCCCTATTGAAAACATAGCATCAAGGTTGAGATCATCGACAAGGATAAGATCCAAAAATCAATTAAACATGTCAACAAAAATAGGAGATGAATCAATGACTGATGAGCAGCTTGTAGCAAATGCTAGTGCGGTCATTGCTTCAGTTGAAAAGAAACTACCGCAAGGAGACAAGAACATTAGGAACGCTATAATTAAATTTACTATGGGTAAAGCATTAAAAGCAAGTACCCTTGGAAAATAA
- a CDS encoding YncE family protein, which translates to MVNLQIYFDPPSAVDRQILSERMNIDQGKIFANNMALAQGVDKNFISGFSTGSYPVGITLNPFTSKIYVANQYSNTVSVFDAKTDKLISTVQTGIFPYSIDANQFNNRIYVTNRGSDDVTVIDGSTDSVIDNIAVGKSPVQVAVDQSSNWVYVTNIDSSSISVIDGITNKVIRTISGISTPYGIGIEPISDKLYVSNIANSTITLMDEDRYNFVKNIPAGNSPVGIDINEKGNLVYVTNYASNSLSVINGTDGTVIKTIETGQFPVGVKINPVSNKVYVSNIGSNTVSVINETSLEKIKDIPVNPSSITKREGYPSTIPTNIKFPLIASFVAIDPLTNLVYVTNTASNTLSVIDGKEDERIVRIGFQTNPENSGFIECNGIKNLNQNSTIITTDNEATCTAVPERGYTFDSWSGLTLSTENPLKFNSSEYGNIVANFRPTLSTEQYIFLIGGITGMASVLLGWFFKGGQRRKFNKLIQITNKAIQDADVGDKTQSIIKLENLRRDIFNTYRRGSLTDFQFDFLDKRLINYINKISNL; encoded by the coding sequence TTGGTAAATCTACAAATTTACTTTGATCCTCCCTCTGCTGTAGACAGACAGATTTTGTCTGAACGGATGAATATTGACCAAGGCAAAATATTCGCAAACAATATGGCATTAGCTCAAGGGGTAGACAAGAATTTCATTTCGGGATTCAGCACAGGAAGCTACCCAGTAGGAATAACCTTGAATCCATTTACTAGTAAAATCTATGTAGCAAATCAGTATTCCAATACAGTTTCGGTATTTGACGCAAAAACGGATAAACTCATTAGTACTGTACAGACGGGCATATTTCCATATAGTATAGACGCAAATCAATTTAATAATAGAATTTATGTGACAAACAGAGGATCTGACGACGTTACGGTGATCGATGGTTCTACAGATTCAGTTATTGACAATATTGCAGTAGGCAAATCCCCAGTCCAAGTTGCTGTGGATCAATCAAGCAATTGGGTATATGTTACAAATATTGATTCAAGCTCAATTTCTGTCATTGACGGAATAACCAATAAGGTCATCAGAACAATAAGCGGGATAAGTACTCCGTATGGTATTGGTATTGAACCCATATCAGATAAACTGTACGTCTCAAATATTGCTAATTCGACTATCACGTTAATGGATGAAGATAGGTATAATTTTGTTAAAAACATCCCAGCAGGTAATTCCCCGGTAGGAATTGACATTAATGAGAAAGGAAACCTTGTTTATGTTACAAATTACGCTTCAAACTCGCTTTCTGTGATAAATGGAACTGATGGTACTGTGATAAAGACCATTGAGACTGGTCAGTTTCCAGTCGGTGTAAAAATAAACCCGGTTTCAAACAAGGTATATGTAAGCAATATAGGATCCAATACTGTAAGCGTAATAAACGAAACATCCCTAGAGAAAATAAAAGACATCCCAGTAAACCCTTCCTCTATTACCAAAAGAGAAGGATATCCTTCTACGATTCCCACTAACATAAAATTCCCATTGATTGCAAGTTTCGTGGCAATAGACCCCCTAACGAACCTAGTCTACGTCACAAACACTGCTTCCAATACCCTTTCAGTAATTGACGGAAAAGAAGATGAAAGGATAGTAAGGATAGGATTTCAGACTAATCCCGAAAATTCTGGGTTCATAGAGTGCAATGGTATAAAAAATTTGAATCAAAATTCTACAATTATTACAACAGACAATGAGGCAACCTGCACGGCAGTGCCTGAAAGAGGATACACATTTGATTCTTGGTCAGGACTCACACTCAGCACTGAAAACCCGTTAAAATTCAATTCAAGCGAATATGGCAACATTGTTGCAAATTTTAGACCAACACTTTCGACTGAACAATATATCTTCCTAATAGGAGGCATAACAGGCATGGCTTCTGTCTTACTTGGATGGTTTTTTAAGGGTGGACAAAGAAGAAAGTTTAACAAATTAATTCAGATAACTAATAAAGCCATACAAGATGCTGACGTAGGTGACAAAACCCAAAGCATTATCAAATTAGAAAACCTTAGGAGAGACATATTTAATACATACAGACGGGGCTCGCTTACCGATTTTCAATTTGATTTTCTTGATAAAAGACTGATCAATTACATAAATAAAATTAGTAACCTATAA
- a CDS encoding ABC transporter substrate-binding protein, which produces MINKSEKVGFKIPKNLDNRGRQIIIVFTMIITTVALISAPISIASAQSLGNEKKTLRIGYFPNITHAQAVIGLNDGDFQKVLGDNVTVETVKFNAGPSAIESLLADRIDATYIGPNPAINGYLLTDGKDLRVISGASSGGASFVVRNDSGIETVNDLGRKKFASPQLGNTQDVALRKYLIDNGYNTIENGGNVTVLPIANADILTAFLKKEIDGAWVPEPWATRLVQEAGGKVLVDEKSLWPDGKFVTANLIVRTDYLEKNPDVIKKLLEAHVDETLKINNDTAAAAKEFNTQLKKLTGQEISENVLDKAFSNLELTYDPLKLTLFKSANDAYDLGFIEKGKDRPNLSGIYDTTLLNEVLAEKGLQSIDDTGVISNATNSTSSGEAIADIVS; this is translated from the coding sequence ATGATTAATAAGTCAGAAAAAGTAGGTTTCAAGATTCCAAAGAATCTTGATAATAGAGGAAGACAAATTATCATAGTCTTTACAATGATTATTACCACAGTTGCATTGATATCAGCACCCATATCGATTGCCAGCGCACAATCATTAGGTAATGAGAAGAAAACTTTGAGAATTGGGTACTTTCCAAATATCACTCATGCACAAGCCGTAATTGGATTAAATGATGGAGATTTTCAGAAAGTATTAGGTGATAATGTTACTGTTGAAACAGTTAAATTTAATGCTGGACCATCTGCAATAGAATCGTTATTAGCAGATAGAATTGATGCTACATACATTGGCCCCAATCCAGCAATTAATGGTTATCTTCTTACAGACGGCAAAGATCTTAGGGTAATTTCTGGTGCATCTAGCGGTGGCGCATCATTTGTGGTTAGAAATGATTCAGGAATAGAAACAGTCAATGACCTAGGCAGAAAGAAATTTGCATCCCCTCAATTAGGTAACACACAAGATGTGGCCTTGAGAAAATACTTGATAGATAATGGTTATAATACTATTGAAAATGGTGGAAACGTAACGGTGTTACCGATTGCAAATGCGGATATATTGACAGCATTTCTGAAAAAAGAAATAGACGGAGCATGGGTACCTGAACCTTGGGCAACAAGATTAGTACAAGAAGCAGGTGGTAAAGTATTAGTAGATGAAAAAAGTTTATGGCCAGACGGTAAATTCGTGACAGCCAATTTAATAGTCAGAACCGACTACCTTGAAAAGAATCCCGATGTCATAAAGAAATTACTTGAAGCTCACGTAGATGAAACACTAAAGATAAACAACGATACAGCAGCAGCAGCAAAGGAATTTAATACTCAGTTGAAGAAACTAACTGGTCAAGAGATATCAGAAAATGTCCTAGATAAGGCCTTTAGTAATCTAGAACTCACATATGATCCATTGAAGTTAACACTGTTTAAGAGTGCAAATGACGCATATGACCTAGGATTTATAGAGAAAGGTAAAGATCGACCGAATCTTTCAGGCATCTATGATACGACATTGTTGAATGAAGTACTCGCCGAAAAGGGTCTGCAGTCAATTGATGATACAGGGGTAATAAGCAATGCCACAAACAGCACTTCGAGTGGTGAGGCAATAGCAGATATAGTATCGTAG
- a CDS encoding ABC transporter substrate-binding protein has protein sequence MDSKLKLGISFAIIIAVIISSNYNFYWSLLLGQDNSTTGSSSQTVNAKADALKIGYFPNLNHAQAIIGLNNGDFRQIIENDKNLGNISLKGIVFTSGPSAIEALYAGQIDVAYVGPNPTINGYIVSGGDGLRVISGASSGGASFVVRNDSGIETVNDLGRKKFASPQLGNTQDVALRKYLIDNGYNTIENGGNVTVVAAKPADLINMFVNKEIDGAWVPEPLVAILKEQGDGFILVDERDLWPPEGKFVTANILARADYLEKNPEIIKKLLEAHVNETLWINQKLSNTNNSETDEKNIQELAVAFNEGLKKITGKTYPENQIKDALSRIEFTYDPLSSSLNKIAEDANDLGYINLGSGREIDLSSIYDLGLLNEVLKSKGLSPIP, from the coding sequence ATGGATTCAAAATTAAAATTGGGTATTTCATTTGCCATAATTATCGCAGTTATTATATCTTCTAATTATAACTTCTATTGGTCTTTATTGCTTGGTCAGGATAACAGTACAACTGGATCCAGCAGTCAAACCGTAAACGCGAAGGCTGATGCCTTGAAAATTGGGTATTTTCCAAACCTAAATCATGCTCAAGCCATTATTGGCTTAAATAACGGAGATTTTAGGCAAATAATAGAAAATGACAAGAATTTAGGTAACATCTCTCTAAAAGGGATTGTTTTTACCTCTGGTCCCTCTGCGATTGAAGCTCTATATGCAGGTCAGATTGATGTAGCTTACGTTGGTCCTAACCCTACTATTAATGGTTACATTGTTTCGGGAGGAGATGGTTTACGCGTAATTTCTGGTGCATCTAGCGGTGGCGCATCATTTGTGGTTAGAAATGATTCAGGAATAGAAACAGTCAATGACCTAGGCAGAAAGAAATTTGCATCCCCTCAATTAGGTAACACACAAGATGTGGCCTTGAGAAAATACTTGATAGATAATGGTTATAATACTATTGAAAATGGTGGAAACGTAACAGTGGTAGCAGCAAAACCTGCAGATTTAATCAATATGTTTGTAAATAAAGAGATTGATGGAGCATGGGTTCCCGAACCTTTGGTCGCCATTCTAAAAGAGCAAGGAGATGGATTTATCTTGGTCGACGAAAGGGATCTCTGGCCACCAGAAGGTAAATTCGTGACAGCTAATATTTTAGCCAGAGCAGATTACCTTGAAAAGAATCCAGAAATCATAAAGAAACTACTCGAAGCACATGTCAATGAAACACTATGGATAAATCAAAAGTTATCAAATACTAATAATTCTGAAACGGATGAAAAAAATATTCAAGAATTAGCGGTTGCATTCAATGAAGGGCTAAAAAAAATTACTGGTAAAACTTATCCAGAGAACCAAATAAAAGACGCATTATCACGAATAGAATTTACATACGATCCCCTATCGTCCTCGCTTAACAAGATTGCTGAGGATGCTAACGACTTGGGATACATTAATCTTGGAAGCGGGCGTGAAATAGATCTATCAAGTATTTATGATCTTGGGCTCTTAAACGAAGTACTAAAGAGCAAAGGCCTTAGCCCCATTCCATAA
- a CDS encoding ABC transporter permease, with protein MYEGPEDDKTRRKNKEDVMINIDESQSIEESEILSLEEKRPNESKNPFKKKIKLDELANTVLFIAVFIGLWQLAYLSGIWPKVSLPSPIMVVGSFYDLILDNTLWVSIGMTLYRLLIGFAASIGIGVCVGLAMVRFGGFGKTMSSFAVGLQSFPSVAWVPFAILLIGLNDIGILFVVIMSSVFSVMISAYSGIRNIPPIYLKAARNMGAKGFSLFRYLMIPAATPALIIGIKQAWSFAWHALIGAEILMAAAVGIGHILLVGREFQLMDNIIASMITIFALGMLFDKVIFAKLEDKVREKWGLRQEHDIENK; from the coding sequence TTGTACGAGGGGCCGGAAGACGATAAAACTAGACGGAAAAATAAAGAAGATGTAATGATTAACATTGATGAATCACAATCCATCGAGGAATCAGAAATCTTATCTTTAGAAGAAAAAAGGCCTAATGAAAGTAAGAATCCCTTTAAAAAGAAAATTAAGTTGGATGAATTAGCTAATACTGTTTTATTTATTGCAGTTTTTATCGGCCTATGGCAACTGGCATATTTAAGTGGTATTTGGCCAAAAGTTTCACTACCTTCTCCTATCATGGTAGTAGGATCGTTTTATGACCTAATTCTAGATAACACGTTGTGGGTAAGCATCGGAATGACCCTTTACAGGCTTTTGATTGGTTTTGCTGCTTCAATAGGAATTGGAGTTTGTGTGGGACTTGCAATGGTAAGATTTGGCGGTTTTGGAAAAACAATGAGTTCCTTTGCGGTAGGATTGCAGTCTTTTCCTAGTGTTGCTTGGGTGCCATTTGCTATCCTGCTTATCGGTCTAAATGATATTGGAATATTATTTGTAGTTATAATGAGTTCAGTATTTTCAGTAATGATCTCAGCATATAGTGGAATAAGAAACATACCGCCCATATATCTAAAGGCTGCAAGAAATATGGGAGCCAAGGGTTTCTCATTATTTAGATATTTAATGATACCAGCAGCCACACCTGCATTAATAATAGGAATAAAACAAGCGTGGTCATTTGCTTGGCACGCTTTGATTGGAGCGGAAATACTAATGGCTGCTGCGGTAGGGATAGGACATATACTGTTAGTGGGTAGAGAATTTCAGCTGATGGATAACATAATAGCATCTATGATTACTATTTTCGCATTAGGAATGCTATTTGACAAAGTAATCTTTGCAAAACTAGAAGATAAGGTAAGAGAGAAATGGGGATTAAGACAGGAGCATGATATCGAGAATAAATGA
- a CDS encoding phosphosulfolactate synthase gives MLETLIEDRIDHKKPRHDGITYIIDKFQGLDKENFETISPYIDMVKIYGAFPLLLKQQSLINRIDFYHQSNVLVSTGSTLTEYAIREQVFDKFMDSAKTIGFDIIEISENSIHLTFEEKKKILKIVDSYDMRAQWKIGHKDPRRQLSVDETVKKMNEVLEISQEKIVLEANLGYNVGIYDEKGDIKWNLLSAITSKISPNSIIFEAPLEIQQAVLVAEFGQRVSMGEIKLNNVLSIESQRRGFLSKASFSITPVKKGPEGSPATKFIHYIIRSKHPIDQSELIYITNLPRRTVQASVEELKEQGLIVEKNSLDDTRKKVYNLVKAEWI, from the coding sequence ATGCTAGAAACCCTCATTGAGGACAGAATAGATCATAAAAAGCCCCGCCATGATGGTATTACATACATTATAGATAAATTTCAAGGTCTTGATAAAGAGAATTTTGAAACTATTTCTCCCTATATTGATATGGTCAAGATATATGGGGCATTTCCTCTCCTTCTGAAACAACAGAGTCTTATTAATAGAATCGATTTTTACCATCAGTCAAATGTTCTAGTCTCTACTGGGAGTACTCTAACTGAATACGCCATTCGTGAACAAGTGTTTGATAAATTTATGGACAGTGCAAAAACAATTGGGTTTGATATTATTGAAATAAGTGAAAACAGCATTCATCTTACCTTTGAGGAAAAAAAGAAGATTTTAAAAATAGTTGATTCGTATGACATGAGGGCTCAATGGAAAATAGGACACAAAGATCCCAGAAGGCAACTTTCAGTTGATGAAACCGTAAAGAAGATGAACGAAGTTCTAGAAATAAGCCAAGAGAAAATAGTTCTGGAGGCAAATTTGGGATACAATGTAGGCATCTATGATGAAAAGGGCGATATTAAATGGAATTTGCTTTCTGCTATTACTTCAAAAATTTCTCCCAACAGCATAATTTTTGAAGCTCCCTTAGAGATTCAGCAGGCAGTACTGGTTGCAGAATTTGGACAGCGAGTCAGCATGGGTGAGATTAAACTCAATAATGTTTTATCTATAGAATCCCAAAGGAGGGGTTTCCTATCAAAGGCAAGTTTTAGTATTACTCCAGTCAAGAAAGGACCTGAAGGTAGTCCGGCTACAAAATTTATTCATTATATAATTAGGAGTAAACACCCCATTGATCAAAGCGAACTCATCTATATTACAAATCTACCACGAAGAACTGTTCAAGCTTCAGTCGAAGAACTCAAAGAGCAAGGGCTGATAGTAGAAAAGAATAGCTTGGACGACACGAGAAAAAAAGTCTACAATTTAGTTAAGGCCGAATGGATCTAA
- a CDS encoding ABC transporter ATP-binding protein — MSSLASPIQSTDGLILKLENISKGFTDKKNKINSKHTVINKLNLSIKNGEFVTIVGPSGCGKSTLLNLVAGLDEVCDGEILVDDKPVALSPRTDRVIVFQEGALFPWLTVCENIEFGLKIARIPKEKRKEKVMKLIEMVQLTNFTHAYIHQLSGGMKQRVAIARALALDPKILLMDEPFAALDVQTRKMLYSHLLRIHQETKKTILFVTHNIHEAVALGDRVIVMSPKLANIKKQIIVNIPRPRSIDHPLVESITREIISESNDLFVNDPVKESEIASEELNRTIISTVN, encoded by the coding sequence ATGTCTAGCTTAGCAAGTCCCATTCAATCTACTGATGGTTTAATTCTAAAACTTGAAAACATTTCTAAAGGATTTACTGATAAAAAGAACAAGATTAATTCCAAACATACAGTTATCAACAAACTTAATTTAAGTATCAAAAATGGAGAGTTCGTTACTATTGTGGGTCCTTCTGGATGTGGAAAAAGTACGTTACTTAATTTGGTTGCTGGTTTAGACGAGGTATGTGATGGAGAGATTCTCGTTGATGATAAACCTGTTGCTCTCTCGCCAAGAACGGATAGGGTTATAGTTTTTCAGGAAGGAGCATTGTTTCCCTGGCTAACAGTTTGTGAAAACATTGAATTTGGTTTAAAAATTGCAAGGATTCCAAAAGAAAAAAGAAAAGAAAAAGTCATGAAATTAATCGAAATGGTTCAATTGACTAATTTTACTCACGCCTATATTCATCAGCTATCAGGAGGAATGAAGCAAAGAGTTGCGATAGCCAGAGCATTGGCATTAGATCCTAAAATTTTGTTAATGGATGAGCCATTTGCCGCTTTAGATGTTCAGACTAGGAAAATGCTGTATTCACATTTGTTGAGAATTCATCAAGAAACCAAAAAAACCATTTTGTTTGTTACCCATAACATTCATGAGGCAGTGGCGTTGGGTGACAGAGTTATTGTTATGTCTCCTAAATTGGCGAATATTAAGAAACAAATAATTGTGAATATACCGCGACCACGCAGTATTGACCATCCACTAGTTGAATCAATAACCCGAGAAATAATTTCTGAATCAAACGATTTATTTGTGAATGATCCTGTTAAAGAATCTGAAATTGCTAGTGAAGAGCTAAATCGTACAATTATTTCTACTGTAAATTAA
- a CDS encoding DapH/DapD/GlmU-related protein: MPTVESLFQHLSDPGYSFQGQELEKNSKSIKIFPSFYYGKSNRDSFCSYEEYKGMLSIPQSNTGVILCKKSMEGLLYQFQKEGQLLKFVDNPRLEYTRLAKRITYALPKVGISKNSVIADSAKIGRDCHIGDYVVIGDNCTIGNNTIIESKANLQNCMVGDNCSIQHNTTIGSDGFAFERANNTLELEKFPHHGKVVIENDVEIFANCSIARGSLSDTIIGQGTKIETSCHIAHNVTIGKDTELRAGTIVGGSTTIGNNCWLGLNSTIKNKIKIGDQVIVGSGSSVIYDIVDEDIVAGVPAKSIKINKNH; this comes from the coding sequence TTGCCAACCGTTGAATCATTATTTCAACACCTTTCCGACCCAGGTTATTCATTTCAAGGCCAGGAATTAGAAAAAAATTCTAAATCAATAAAAATATTTCCCTCCTTTTATTATGGAAAATCTAATCGGGATTCATTTTGTTCATATGAGGAATACAAAGGTATGCTCTCTATTCCCCAATCAAATACTGGTGTGATTCTTTGTAAAAAAAGCATGGAGGGTCTGCTATACCAATTTCAAAAAGAAGGACAACTATTGAAATTTGTTGATAATCCTAGACTTGAATATACAAGACTTGCAAAGCGCATTACTTATGCTCTGCCTAAGGTTGGTATATCCAAAAATTCGGTTATAGCCGATTCAGCTAAGATAGGAAGAGATTGTCATATTGGCGATTACGTAGTTATAGGTGATAATTGTACTATTGGTAATAATACCATAATAGAATCAAAAGCGAATTTGCAAAATTGTATGGTAGGGGATAACTGTTCTATTCAACACAATACTACTATTGGTTCTGATGGATTTGCATTTGAAAGAGCAAATAATACTTTAGAACTAGAAAAATTTCCCCACCATGGTAAAGTGGTGATTGAAAACGATGTAGAAATATTCGCAAATTGTTCTATAGCACGAGGATCACTCTCTGACACGATTATAGGACAAGGAACCAAAATTGAGACATCATGTCATATAGCCCATAATGTTACCATCGGAAAAGATACTGAACTAAGAGCTGGAACTATAGTAGGCGGTAGTACAACCATTGGCAATAATTGTTGGTTAGGATTAAATAGTACTATAAAAAACAAGATAAAAATAGGCGATCAAGTTATTGTGGGTTCAGGCAGTTCCGTTATCTATGACATTGTAGATGAAGATATTGTTGCAGGGGTACCAGCAAAATCTATTAAAATAAATAAGAACCATTAG
- a CDS encoding four-helix bundle copper-binding protein, whose protein sequence is MSNTEMAGMMGRCMMMCRDCALMCTMTAMMMARGSEYSKQMCEMCATICDACAMECEKMGNKMEACKECAEMCKKCAQECRNMMR, encoded by the coding sequence ATGTCTAACACCGAAATGGCCGGAATGATGGGTCGATGTATGATGATGTGCAGAGACTGTGCTCTGATGTGTACAATGACAGCAATGATGATGGCTCGAGGTAGCGAATACTCAAAGCAAATGTGTGAAATGTGTGCTACAATATGTGATGCATGTGCAATGGAATGTGAAAAAATGGGTAACAAAATGGAAGCATGTAAAGAATGTGCTGAAATGTGTAAGAAATGTGCCCAAGAATGTAGAAACATGATGAGATAA
- a CDS encoding rhodanese-like domain-containing protein, which produces MSTRESLEFWPKSELVSSQWVNEHLQDRSVRLVEVIYDAKNSRPHPAVPGASVLDWNEDIDQAEDVDTHKQNEKHNKLLKKIGVNDENTTIVLCSDFNNWFASITYWIFKHIGHDNVRLLEGGRQGWLLTN; this is translated from the coding sequence ATGTCTACTAGAGAATCTTTGGAATTTTGGCCTAAATCAGAATTAGTTAGTTCTCAATGGGTTAATGAACATTTACAAGACAGGAGCGTAAGACTTGTTGAAGTGATTTATGACGCAAAGAACAGTCGTCCGCACCCTGCAGTGCCAGGAGCATCTGTTTTAGACTGGAATGAGGATATTGATCAAGCTGAGGATGTGGATACCCACAAACAAAATGAAAAACATAATAAACTACTAAAAAAAATTGGTGTAAACGATGAAAATACTACAATAGTGCTATGCAGCGATTTTAATAATTGGTTTGCATCTATTACTTATTGGATTTTTAAGCATATTGGTCATGATAACGTAAGGTTACTAGAAGGCGGAAGGCAAGGGTGGTTGCTAACGAATTAA